A region from the Rhinoderma darwinii isolate aRhiDar2 chromosome 2, aRhiDar2.hap1, whole genome shotgun sequence genome encodes:
- the LOC142740657 gene encoding aquaporin-2-like gives MIKELCAGYNFKAFLAELVATLVFVFIGLGSTLSWSGAIPTVLQIAFTFGLGISTMVQAVGHISGAHINPAVTVALLVGARISLVQTFFYVIAQMLGAVIGAALMYEFAPPDIRGGFGVNQPSNSTTSGQALAVEIILTMQLVLCIFASTDSRRTDNIGSPAISIGLSVVLGHLLGIYYTGCSMNPARSFGPALLTGNFENHWIFWVGPITGAIFASLIYDYIFAPHSITPNERLEILRGNILEENEKEERRRQSVGLNSVYSQSNNKEKN, from the exons ATGATAAAGGAGCTATGCGCAGGATATAATTTTAAGGCCTTTTTAGCCGAGCTGGTAGCAACtcttgtgtttgtttttattggcCTGGGTTCAACTCTATCATGGTCAGGAGCTATCCCAACCGTCTTACAAATAGCCTTCACTTTTGGCTTGGGAATTAGTACAATGGTACAAGCTGTAGGTCACATCAGCGGGGCCCATATCAACCCTGCTGTAACTGTGGCACTCCTTGTAGGGGCCCGGATATCTCTCGTCCAGACCTTTTTCTATGTGATCGCTCAGATGCTGGGAGCAGTGATAGGAGCTGCTTTAATGTACGAGTTTGCACCTCCTGACATCAGGGGAGGTTTTGGAGTGAACCAG CCAAGCAACAGTACAACATCCGGACAAGCACTCGCTGTAGAGATCATACTTACGATGCAATTGGTCCTCTGCATTTTTGCTTCAACGGACAGCCGGAGGACAGACAACATTGGTTCTCCAGCCATATCTATAGGACTGTCAGTGGTATTGGGACACTTACTTGGG ATATACTATACTGGATGTTCCATGAATCCAGCACGGTCCTTTGGTCCAGCTTTGCTTACAGGAAACTTTGAAAACCACTGG ATTTTCTGGGTAGGCCCGATAACAGGAGCAATCTTTGCAAGCTTGATTTATGACTATATCTTCGCCCCTCACTCAATAACCCCAAACGAGAGACTGGAAATCCTGCGTGGCAACATTTTGGAAGAGAATGAAAAAGAGGAGAGAAGGAGACAATCCGTAGGCCTCAATTCTGTTTACAGCCAGTCAAATAACAAAGAAAAGAATTGA